A genomic region of Mycobacterium senriense contains the following coding sequences:
- a CDS encoding serine hydrolase domain-containing protein, translating to MTVDTRVDRRAVRVHDDLDAGHRVSGAADPHFGCVVRSFASMFPARRFGGGALAVYVDGQPVVDVWSGWADRGGQRPWTENTAPMVFSATKGMAVTVIHRLVDRGLIDYDAPVAEYWPQFAANGKADMTVRQVMRHQAGLSGLRGATKEELLDHVVMEEKLAAAAPGRLLGKSAYHALTFGWLMSGLGRAVTGKGMGTLIREELAEPLDTDGLHLGRPPTEAPTRVAEIICPQHLIGNPVVSYVTRKVANEMSGAYRSMYFKGLVGAVQGDTPLLDAEIPAANGVATARGLARMYGAIANGGEVDGIRFLSRELVAGLTGERSLRPDRNIFVPLAFHLGYHTLPIGNVMPGFGHVGMGGSVGWADPASGVAFSLVHNRLLTPFVMSDHAAFVGIYALIRRAADKARKRGFRPVTEFGAPFYEPGAVAG from the coding sequence GTGACGGTGGATACCCGAGTCGATCGCCGCGCGGTCCGTGTCCACGATGACCTTGACGCAGGTCATCGTGTGTCCGGCGCGGCGGACCCACACTTCGGTTGCGTCGTTCGTAGTTTCGCCAGCATGTTCCCGGCCCGCCGGTTCGGCGGCGGGGCGCTGGCCGTCTATGTCGACGGCCAGCCCGTCGTGGATGTGTGGTCGGGTTGGGCCGACCGCGGCGGCCAGCGGCCGTGGACGGAAAACACCGCGCCCATGGTGTTTTCGGCGACCAAGGGAATGGCGGTCACCGTCATCCATCGCCTTGTCGATCGAGGGCTGATCGACTACGACGCGCCCGTCGCCGAGTACTGGCCCCAGTTCGCGGCCAACGGCAAGGCCGACATGACCGTGCGCCAGGTGATGCGGCACCAGGCCGGGCTGTCGGGCCTGCGCGGCGCCACCAAGGAAGAACTGCTCGATCACGTTGTGATGGAAGAGAAGCTGGCCGCGGCGGCTCCGGGACGGCTGTTGGGCAAATCGGCTTATCACGCGCTGACGTTCGGCTGGCTAATGTCGGGCCTGGGTCGTGCCGTGACCGGGAAGGGCATGGGCACGCTGATCCGCGAGGAACTCGCCGAGCCGCTGGACACCGACGGCCTGCACCTCGGCCGGCCGCCGACCGAGGCCCCGACGCGGGTCGCCGAGATCATCTGTCCGCAGCACCTGATCGGCAACCCGGTCGTCAGCTATGTGACCCGCAAGGTCGCCAACGAGATGTCCGGGGCATACCGGTCGATGTACTTCAAGGGCCTCGTCGGCGCCGTCCAAGGTGACACTCCGTTGCTGGACGCGGAGATCCCGGCCGCCAACGGGGTAGCCACCGCGCGCGGGCTGGCACGCATGTACGGCGCCATCGCCAACGGCGGCGAGGTGGATGGCATCCGATTCCTCTCCCGTGAATTGGTCGCCGGCCTGACCGGTGAGCGCAGTCTGCGACCGGACCGAAACATCTTCGTACCGTTGGCTTTTCACCTGGGTTATCACACGCTGCCTATCGGCAATGTGATGCCAGGCTTCGGCCACGTCGGCATGGGAGGTTCGGTTGGTTGGGCAGACCCCGCTTCCGGGGTGGCGTTCTCGTTGGTGCACAACCGGCTGCTGACACCCTTCGTGATGTCCGATCACGCGGCATTCGTGGGCATCTACGCGCTGATCCGCAGGGCCGCGGACAAGGCACGCAAACGCGGATTCCGCCCGGTCACCGAGTTCGGGGCGCCGTTCTACGAGCCGGGAGCCGTCGCCGGCTGA
- the scpA gene encoding methylmalonyl-CoA mutase codes for MTTTAPAVGSFADVPLHSERNVAPATQAAVDKYVAAAAAAHLYTPDQLQWQTPEDIDVKPVYIGADRAAVEADGYPLHSFPGEPPFVRGPYPTMYVNQPWTIRQYAGFSTAAESNAFYRRNLAAGQKGLSVAFDLATHRGYDSDHPRVQGDVGMAGVAIDSILDMRQLFDGIDLSTVSVSMTMNGAVLPILALYVVAAEEQGVPPEKLAGTIQNDILKEFMVRNTYIYPPKPSMRIISDIFAYTSAKMPKFNSISISGYHIQEAGATADLELAYTLADGVDYIKAGLDAELDIDKFAPRLSFFWGIGMNFFMEVAKLRAGRLLWSELVSQFDPKNAKSLSLRTHSQTSGWSLTAQDAFNNVARTCIEAMAATQGHTQSLHTNALDEALALPTDFSARIARNTQLVLQQESGTTRPIDPWAGSYYVEWLTHQLAQKARAHIAEVAEHGGMAQAISDGIPKLRIEEAAARTQARIDSGIQPVIGINKYQVEEDQEVEVLKVENSRVRAEQLAKLKELRESRDQAAVDAALAELSRAAAAHGRAGEDGLGNNLLALAIDAARHKATVGEISDALEKVYGRHQAEIRTIAGVYREEAGKAGNMATATELVEKFAEAEGRRPRILVAKMGQDGHDRGQKVIATAFADIGFDVDVGSLFSTPEEVARQAADNDVHVVGVSSLAAGHLTLVPALREAMAEVGRPDIMIVVGGVIPPGDFDELYQAGAAAIFPPGTVIAEAAIGLLHKLADRLGYTLD; via the coding sequence ATGACGACCACTGCACCTGCTGTCGGCAGCTTCGCCGATGTACCGCTGCACAGCGAGCGGAATGTTGCGCCGGCGACCCAAGCCGCCGTCGACAAATACGTGGCCGCGGCCGCCGCTGCGCACCTGTACACACCCGACCAATTGCAATGGCAGACACCGGAAGACATCGACGTCAAACCGGTGTACATCGGCGCGGACCGTGCGGCCGTCGAAGCCGACGGGTATCCGCTGCACAGTTTTCCCGGCGAACCGCCGTTCGTGCGCGGGCCCTACCCGACGATGTATGTCAACCAGCCGTGGACCATTCGGCAGTACGCCGGCTTCTCCACCGCAGCGGAGTCCAACGCGTTCTATCGGCGCAACCTGGCCGCGGGCCAGAAGGGTCTGTCGGTGGCTTTCGACCTGGCCACCCACCGCGGGTACGACTCGGATCACCCCCGCGTGCAGGGTGACGTCGGAATGGCCGGTGTGGCAATCGATTCCATTCTCGACATGCGCCAGCTGTTCGACGGCATCGACCTGTCGACGGTGTCGGTGTCGATGACGATGAACGGCGCGGTGTTGCCGATCCTGGCGCTGTACGTGGTGGCCGCCGAGGAGCAGGGTGTTCCGCCGGAGAAGCTGGCAGGCACCATTCAGAACGACATCCTCAAAGAGTTCATGGTGCGCAACACCTACATCTATCCGCCCAAGCCGTCGATGCGCATCATCTCCGACATCTTCGCCTACACCAGCGCGAAGATGCCGAAGTTCAATTCCATCTCGATCTCCGGCTACCACATCCAGGAAGCCGGTGCCACAGCCGATTTGGAGCTGGCCTACACGCTGGCCGACGGCGTCGACTACATCAAGGCCGGCTTGGATGCCGAGCTGGACATCGACAAGTTCGCGCCGCGGCTGTCCTTCTTCTGGGGCATCGGGATGAACTTCTTCATGGAGGTCGCCAAGCTGCGGGCGGGGCGGCTGTTGTGGAGCGAGCTGGTCTCCCAGTTCGACCCGAAGAACGCCAAATCGCTGTCGCTGCGCACACATTCGCAGACCTCGGGGTGGTCGCTGACCGCGCAGGACGCCTTCAACAACGTCGCGCGCACCTGCATCGAGGCGATGGCCGCGACGCAGGGGCACACGCAATCGCTGCACACCAACGCGCTCGACGAGGCGCTGGCATTGCCCACCGACTTTTCGGCTCGCATCGCCCGCAACACCCAGCTGGTGCTGCAGCAGGAGTCGGGCACCACGCGGCCGATCGACCCGTGGGCCGGCTCGTACTACGTCGAATGGCTGACCCATCAACTCGCGCAGAAGGCCCGCGCCCACATCGCCGAGGTCGCCGAGCACGGCGGCATGGCGCAGGCCATCAGCGACGGCATCCCCAAGCTGCGCATCGAGGAGGCGGCCGCGCGCACCCAGGCCCGCATCGACTCCGGGATCCAGCCGGTGATCGGGATCAACAAGTATCAGGTCGAAGAGGATCAGGAGGTCGAGGTCCTCAAGGTCGAGAACAGCCGGGTGCGCGCCGAGCAGCTGGCCAAGCTGAAGGAGCTGCGGGAAAGTCGCGACCAGGCTGCGGTGGACGCGGCGCTGGCGGAGCTGTCGCGCGCGGCCGCCGCGCACGGCCGCGCGGGTGAGGACGGGCTGGGTAACAACCTGCTCGCGCTGGCCATCGACGCGGCCCGCCACAAGGCCACCGTCGGCGAGATCTCCGACGCCCTGGAGAAGGTGTATGGCCGTCACCAGGCGGAGATCCGTACTATCGCCGGGGTCTACCGCGAAGAAGCTGGAAAGGCCGGAAACATGGCAACCGCGACCGAACTCGTCGAGAAGTTCGCGGAAGCCGAGGGTCGCCGACCCAGGATTCTGGTCGCCAAGATGGGCCAGGACGGCCACGATCGCGGCCAGAAGGTGATCGCGACGGCGTTCGCCGACATCGGATTCGACGTCGACGTCGGGTCGTTGTTCTCCACGCCCGAGGAGGTGGCTCGCCAGGCCGCCGACAACGACGTGCACGTGGTCGGGGTGTCCTCGCTAGCCGCCGGTCACCTGACGCTGGTGCCCGCGCTGCGCGAGGCGATGGCCGAAGTGGGGCGGCCCGACATCATGATCGTGGTCGGCGGCGTCATTCCGCCGGGCGACTTCGACGAGCTGTATCAGGCCGGGGCCGCCGCCATCTTCCCGCCCGGGACGGTGATCGCCGAGGCCGCAATCGGCTTGCTGCACAAGCTTGCCGACCGGCTGGGTTACACGCTCGACTAA
- the mutA gene encoding methylmalonyl-CoA mutase small subunit produces the protein MSIDVPELDDLEQVRGRWRSAVAGVLAKSTRKDPEQLGDAPERLLETPTYDGIAVRALYTALDELPEPPLPGEWPFVRGGDALRDVKSGWKVAEAFPATPVPGVAAKDVNSAVRDALGNGASALVLRIGESGVAPDQLGDTLEGVYLSMAPLILEAGADYLAASDAVLALADGVEPDQRATVSIDLGGDPLSAALSERPAPKIEDVVAVAKRAAGHAGVRAITVDGPAFHNLGANATWELAASVAGAVSYLRVLTESGLSIGQALRQISFRFAADDDQFMTIAKFRAARNLWARVAEVVGDPDAGAAVIHAETSLPMMTQRDPWVNMLRCTLAAFGAGVGGADSLLVFPFDVAIDGGFPDIATSFARRIARNTQLLLLEESHVGRVLDPAGGSWFVEDLTHRLAEQAWEQFQAIEKHGGFTQAHDFIAGQIAEVAARRTDDIAHRRTAITGVNEFPNLTEVPLPQSDSTYSPLAAGKLVRYAAEFEALRDRSDAYLARTGSRPQVLLLPLGPLAENNIRATFASNLLASGGIEAINPGTVDADGVASAVTDAGSPSAAVICGTDKRYQDEASGVVQAARGAGIARVYLAGPDKAVADAEHQPDHFLTAKINAVEALSDLLTRLGA, from the coding sequence GTGTCCATTGATGTACCCGAGCTCGACGACCTGGAACAGGTTCGCGGGCGTTGGCGCAGTGCGGTCGCCGGAGTGCTGGCTAAAAGCACCCGGAAGGACCCCGAGCAGTTGGGGGACGCGCCCGAGCGGCTGCTGGAAACCCCGACGTATGACGGGATTGCGGTCCGCGCGCTCTACACCGCGCTCGATGAACTGCCGGAACCGCCGCTGCCGGGCGAATGGCCTTTTGTGCGCGGCGGCGACGCGCTGCGCGACGTCAAGTCCGGCTGGAAGGTCGCCGAAGCCTTTCCGGCCACGCCGGTGCCCGGCGTCGCGGCCAAGGACGTCAACTCCGCGGTGCGGGACGCGCTCGGCAACGGGGCCAGCGCCCTGGTCCTGCGGATCGGGGAGTCGGGCGTGGCGCCCGACCAGCTCGGGGACACGCTCGAGGGCGTCTACCTGAGCATGGCGCCGCTGATCCTCGAGGCCGGCGCCGATTACCTGGCGGCCAGCGACGCGGTGCTGGCGTTGGCGGACGGTGTGGAGCCCGACCAGCGCGCCACGGTGTCGATCGACCTGGGCGGCGATCCGCTGAGCGCGGCCCTGAGCGAGCGGCCCGCGCCGAAGATCGAGGATGTGGTCGCCGTGGCCAAGCGGGCCGCCGGGCACGCCGGCGTGCGCGCGATCACCGTCGACGGGCCCGCGTTCCACAACCTCGGTGCCAACGCGACGTGGGAGCTGGCGGCCAGTGTCGCGGGCGCGGTGAGTTACCTGCGGGTGCTAACCGAATCGGGTTTGTCGATCGGCCAGGCGTTGCGGCAGATCAGCTTCCGGTTCGCCGCCGATGATGACCAGTTCATGACGATCGCCAAGTTCCGCGCGGCGCGCAACCTGTGGGCGCGGGTCGCCGAGGTGGTCGGCGACCCGGATGCCGGCGCGGCGGTCATCCATGCCGAGACGTCGCTGCCGATGATGACCCAGCGCGACCCGTGGGTGAACATGCTGCGCTGCACCCTGGCCGCCTTCGGCGCCGGTGTCGGTGGCGCCGACTCCCTGCTGGTGTTCCCGTTCGACGTCGCGATCGACGGTGGATTCCCGGACATCGCAACGAGTTTCGCCCGCCGGATCGCCCGCAACACGCAGCTGCTGCTTCTTGAAGAGTCGCACGTGGGCCGCGTGCTGGACCCGGCCGGTGGCTCGTGGTTCGTCGAGGACCTCACCCACCGCCTGGCCGAGCAGGCCTGGGAACAGTTCCAGGCCATCGAGAAGCACGGCGGATTCACGCAAGCCCACGACTTCATCGCCGGCCAGATCGCCGAGGTGGCCGCCCGCCGCACCGACGACATCGCGCACCGCAGGACCGCGATCACCGGAGTCAACGAATTCCCGAACCTCACCGAAGTGCCGCTGCCCCAAAGCGACTCGACGTATTCGCCGCTAGCTGCCGGGAAACTGGTGCGCTACGCCGCGGAGTTCGAGGCACTGCGGGACCGGTCGGACGCCTACCTGGCCCGCACCGGGTCGCGCCCGCAGGTGTTGTTGCTGCCGCTGGGGCCGTTGGCCGAGAACAACATCCGGGCCACGTTCGCCTCGAACCTGCTGGCGTCCGGCGGCATCGAGGCGATCAATCCGGGAACGGTCGACGCCGACGGCGTCGCGTCGGCGGTGACCGACGCGGGGTCACCATCGGCGGCGGTCATCTGCGGCACCGACAAGCGCTACCAGGATGAGGCGTCGGGCGTCGTACAGGCGGCCCGCGGCGCCGGAATCGCGCGGGTCTACCTGGCCGGGCCCGACAAGGCGGTGGCGGACGCCGAGCACCAACCGGACCATTTCCTGACCGCGAAAATCAATGCGGTCGAAGCTTTGTCGGATCTCCTCACGAGGCTGGGGGCGTAG
- the meaB gene encoding methylmalonyl Co-A mutase-associated GTPase MeaB, producing the protein MASQRNDSVEDLAEAVRNGDRAALPRAITLLESTRADHREKAQQLLLELTPDSGNAYRVGITGIPGVGKSTSIEALGMHLIELGHRVAVLAVDPSSTRTGGSILGDKTRMARLAMHPDAYIRPSPTSGTLGGVAKATRETAVLLAAAGFDVVLIETVGVGQSEVTVANMVDTFVLLTLARGGDQLQGIKKGVLELADIVVVNKADGDHLAEARSAARELSGAIRLIHPRETLWRPPVLTMSAAEGTGLKELWDTVERHRQVLSEAGEFEARRRAQLVDWTWQMVRDTVLDRLLSSPAVRKIRADVERKVKAGELTPALAAEQILAAASS; encoded by the coding sequence ATGGCTTCGCAACGGAACGACTCCGTCGAGGATTTGGCCGAGGCGGTCCGCAACGGCGACCGCGCGGCGTTGCCGCGGGCCATCACGCTGCTGGAGTCCACGCGCGCCGACCATCGCGAGAAGGCGCAGCAACTGCTGCTGGAGCTGACCCCGGACTCGGGTAATGCGTACCGGGTCGGCATCACCGGGATCCCCGGGGTGGGGAAGTCCACCAGCATCGAGGCCCTCGGCATGCATCTGATCGAGCTGGGCCATCGGGTGGCGGTGCTGGCCGTCGACCCGTCGTCGACGCGCACCGGCGGCTCGATCCTGGGCGACAAGACCCGGATGGCGCGCCTGGCAATGCATCCGGATGCATACATTCGGCCCTCGCCCACCTCGGGCACCCTCGGTGGGGTGGCCAAGGCGACCCGCGAAACGGCGGTGCTGCTGGCGGCGGCCGGCTTCGACGTGGTCCTGATCGAGACCGTCGGGGTCGGTCAGTCCGAGGTGACGGTGGCCAACATGGTCGACACCTTCGTGCTGCTAACCCTGGCCCGCGGTGGTGATCAGCTGCAGGGCATCAAAAAGGGTGTGCTGGAGCTGGCCGACATCGTCGTGGTGAACAAGGCCGACGGCGACCACCTCGCCGAGGCCCGCTCGGCCGCACGCGAGCTGTCCGGCGCGATCCGGCTGATACATCCGCGCGAAACACTGTGGCGCCCGCCCGTTCTCACGATGAGCGCGGCCGAAGGAACGGGCCTCAAGGAATTGTGGGACACCGTCGAACGTCATCGCCAGGTCCTCAGCGAGGCGGGGGAGTTCGAGGCGCGCCGCCGGGCCCAGCTGGTCGACTGGACGTGGCAGATGGTGCGCGACACGGTGCTGGACCGGCTGTTGTCCAGCCCGGCGGTGCGCAAGATCCGCGCAGACGTGGAGCGAAAGGTCAAGGCGGGGGAGCTAACTCCCGCGCTGGCCGCCGAGCAAATATTAGCGGCCGCGTCCAGCTAA
- a CDS encoding fatty acid desaturase family protein: MTSIEIPAATEQRPQGACKVAAIPRGFPAPGFARPTIAVPTVLVWLGSFVAWSGATVAVLCGVSHWWLVFTIVVQSLVTVSIFIVAHESIHYTVGRPNWINQVFGRLSMPFVSLFATFPLLAYIHLAHHRNTNETIHDDPDAWSIAGPRWQLPLRWLTIDAWYCRFYLARLRRRPRKEALGFAVHLTVALAFVTAILILGYGRELVLIYFIPQRIGVGVLAWWFDWLPHHDLGTAKTNRFRATRVRVGWERVLCPLLMYQNYHLVHHIHPGIPFYLYVKAWKAAEADYLNRNVPITTAWGREMTPSEYRTWREVTSPRRGCESQSSHGSVAARQWKGLSQALFDDVARQGWSARDIGNLLVRVLAGGFIFTGPIHPVDGFFTRSVRNLPSRTAFGGRRAPASPASGAMPRR; the protein is encoded by the coding sequence GTGACAAGTATCGAAATTCCCGCCGCCACCGAGCAAAGGCCACAGGGCGCCTGCAAGGTGGCCGCAATCCCAAGAGGCTTCCCAGCTCCCGGGTTTGCGCGGCCGACCATCGCGGTGCCGACGGTGCTGGTCTGGCTTGGATCGTTCGTTGCGTGGTCGGGGGCGACGGTAGCGGTTCTCTGCGGAGTGAGTCATTGGTGGTTGGTGTTCACCATCGTCGTTCAGAGTCTCGTGACGGTCTCTATTTTCATCGTGGCGCACGAATCGATTCACTACACCGTCGGCCGGCCAAACTGGATCAACCAGGTCTTCGGCCGCCTGTCGATGCCGTTTGTCTCGTTGTTCGCAACATTTCCACTGCTCGCGTATATCCATCTCGCGCACCACCGCAACACCAACGAAACTATCCACGACGATCCGGACGCGTGGAGTATCGCCGGCCCGCGTTGGCAGCTTCCGTTGCGCTGGTTGACAATCGATGCCTGGTATTGCCGCTTTTACCTAGCGCGCCTGCGCCGGCGCCCGCGCAAGGAAGCCCTGGGATTTGCCGTACACCTCACCGTGGCCCTTGCCTTCGTAACCGCCATCCTGATTCTCGGCTATGGGCGCGAGCTGGTGCTCATCTATTTCATCCCCCAGCGGATCGGCGTGGGCGTCCTAGCGTGGTGGTTTGATTGGCTGCCTCATCACGACCTTGGCACGGCAAAGACCAACCGATTCCGGGCCACGCGAGTTCGGGTTGGCTGGGAGCGTGTTCTGTGTCCGTTGTTGATGTATCAGAACTATCACCTGGTCCACCATATCCATCCGGGGATCCCGTTTTACCTGTACGTCAAGGCATGGAAGGCCGCAGAAGCCGACTATCTGAACCGAAACGTGCCGATCACCACCGCGTGGGGCCGGGAAATGACTCCGTCGGAGTACCGCACATGGCGGGAGGTCACATCGCCGCGACGTGGGTGCGAATCGCAGTCTTCACATGGGTCAGTAGCGGCGCGGCAGTGGAAGGGCTTGTCTCAAGCCCTTTTTGACGACGTCGCGAGGCAAGGCTGGTCAGCACGCGATATCGGGAATCTCTTGGTCAGGGTGCTTGCTGGGGGCTTTATCTTCACTGGGCCCATCCATCCTGTCGACGGTTTCTTCACCCGGTCGGTGCGAAATCTACCGAGTCGCACCGCATTTGGCGGTCGCCGCGCCCCCGCGTCGCCGGCGTCGGGGGCGATGCCGCGACGGTAG
- a CDS encoding TVP38/TMEM64 family protein — protein MTGSATSKITETLRDLGCAIGVAARGVSRSRIVWTVVGITALVGLASWLPLPSPAQMRDWAQSVGPWFPLAFLVAHIVVTVVPIPRTAFTLAAGLLFGPLQGVAIAVVASTVSAMIALLLVRAAGWRLNRLARHRSIETVEERLRQRGWLAILSLRLIPAVPFSVLNYAAGASSVRVLPYTVATVVGLLPGTTAVVVLGDALAGHISALLYLVSAVTSALGLTGLIIEIRHFRRHHRRAHRHLDDEHSPEPAAIS, from the coding sequence GTGACGGGTTCCGCCACCAGCAAAATCACCGAGACGCTTCGTGATCTCGGCTGCGCCATCGGCGTCGCCGCGCGAGGCGTGTCCCGGTCGCGGATCGTCTGGACAGTGGTGGGCATCACAGCGCTGGTGGGGCTGGCGTCCTGGCTGCCCCTGCCCTCGCCGGCGCAGATGCGCGACTGGGCCCAGTCGGTCGGGCCGTGGTTTCCGCTGGCGTTCTTGGTCGCTCACATCGTCGTGACGGTGGTGCCCATTCCGCGCACGGCATTCACACTGGCGGCCGGGCTGCTGTTCGGCCCGCTGCAGGGGGTCGCCATCGCGGTGGTCGCCAGCACCGTGAGCGCGATGATCGCCCTGCTGTTGGTGCGCGCGGCCGGGTGGCGGTTGAACCGCCTGGCGCGTCACCGATCGATCGAGACGGTGGAAGAGCGCTTGCGACAACGGGGCTGGCTGGCCATCCTGTCGCTGCGGCTGATCCCCGCGGTGCCGTTCTCGGTACTCAACTACGCCGCGGGCGCGTCGAGCGTGCGGGTGCTGCCCTACACGGTGGCAACCGTGGTCGGGTTGCTGCCCGGCACCACCGCCGTGGTGGTGCTCGGCGATGCGCTGGCCGGTCACATCAGCGCGCTGCTGTATCTGGTGTCGGCGGTCACGAGTGCGCTGGGACTGACGGGGCTGATCATCGAGATCCGGCACTTCCGTCGGCACCACCGCCGCGCGCACCGTCACCTCGACGACGAGCACTCCCCCGAACCGGCCGCCATCAGCTGA
- a CDS encoding acyltransferase family protein, with product MSADPKLPDANYIADGRPQRARTGGRTLAQVFDTRNNALNVWRLVLASGVILEHSWPLTGRKLHPPVEQFLTQGWVDGFFVISGFLITGSWVRNPRLREYFVARVLRIFPGLWVCLAVVAFVIAPIAVAIQGGSAVKLLLSPAPITYVLNNAVFNVYHAGIDGTPKHVPFPGVWDGVLWTLVFELICYVAVAVAGVAGLLNRRWPAPVVFTLFLVSSVLVSYPVETAPTVVQMVTRFSLVFAAGAVLHEFRDVIPARWSLVALNAVIVVVAGLLVPNYRILAALPLAYAVVVSGALIHDKRLRLRTDLSYGVYIYAWPMQQFLVICGLAFLHPLAFAVVAAIATLPLAALSWFLVEKRALSLKSRFKRRRRGPDDSGVGAQPKADAHGQ from the coding sequence ATGAGCGCAGACCCCAAACTCCCTGACGCGAACTACATTGCGGACGGCCGGCCACAGCGGGCACGGACGGGGGGGCGGACGCTCGCGCAGGTATTCGATACGCGGAATAACGCGCTCAACGTCTGGCGCTTGGTGCTGGCGTCGGGCGTCATCCTCGAACACTCCTGGCCGCTCACCGGCCGCAAGTTGCACCCCCCGGTCGAGCAATTCCTGACCCAGGGGTGGGTCGACGGGTTCTTCGTCATCTCGGGATTCCTCATCACGGGCAGCTGGGTCCGCAACCCCCGGCTCCGCGAGTACTTCGTCGCGCGCGTTCTGCGCATCTTCCCGGGGCTGTGGGTCTGCCTGGCCGTGGTGGCCTTCGTAATCGCCCCGATCGCAGTGGCGATCCAAGGGGGGTCGGCGGTCAAGTTGCTGCTGTCTCCTGCGCCGATCACCTACGTGCTGAACAACGCCGTGTTCAACGTGTACCACGCCGGCATCGATGGAACGCCGAAGCACGTCCCGTTCCCCGGTGTGTGGGACGGCGTGCTGTGGACCCTCGTATTCGAATTGATCTGCTACGTCGCCGTCGCCGTTGCGGGCGTAGCCGGTCTGCTCAACCGCAGATGGCCCGCCCCAGTGGTTTTCACGCTCTTCCTGGTGAGCTCGGTGCTGGTGTCCTACCCGGTCGAGACGGCGCCGACGGTTGTCCAGATGGTGACCCGTTTCTCGCTGGTGTTCGCGGCGGGTGCCGTCCTGCACGAGTTCCGGGACGTGATCCCCGCTCGGTGGTCACTGGTCGCGTTGAACGCCGTCATCGTCGTGGTGGCCGGTTTGCTGGTGCCCAACTACCGGATACTTGCCGCGCTTCCGCTGGCCTACGCCGTCGTCGTTTCGGGCGCGCTGATCCACGACAAACGCCTGCGGTTGCGCACCGACCTTTCCTACGGCGTCTACATCTACGCGTGGCCGATGCAGCAGTTCCTGGTCATCTGCGGGCTGGCCTTCTTGCATCCGCTGGCGTTCGCGGTCGTCGCGGCCATCGCCACCCTCCCGCTGGCCGCGCTCAGCTGGTTCCTGGTGGAAAAGCGCGCGCTGTCGCTCAAGTCGCGCTTCAAGCGCAGAAGGCGGGGACCGGATGACTCGGGCGTTGGTGCACAGCCGAAGGCTGACGCCCATGGTCAATGA
- a CDS encoding S1 family peptidase: MEVASWGTPYSPARAVALPLSALVLAVLAVMGFVPGPGERRRKRKRSLFAGLVVQPRRAKIHTSLLGLAVVCSIAALVTAVCLFPRTATSAQQPAPPPPPVLAPIDLPAASAAGPGAGIYVDYADGSGGMGCTAGFLVHTSSGRTGILTAGHCNRPGERSKVTMNLDGVLPYTTLGTFSETVSEGVHDEQHDIGLITLDGDNVPQSSAIASSVPVSGVATNLRIGQQLCKFGMSSGADACGQIVRITGSKVVFLASGQCGDSGGPVYLYEKDGTVSAVGILIRGGDPHIPRAGCAARARFSVAELVRPWLDKWHLTVVTAPASPG, translated from the coding sequence ATGGAGGTCGCGAGCTGGGGGACGCCGTACTCGCCAGCCCGTGCCGTCGCGCTGCCGCTGAGCGCCCTGGTGTTGGCGGTGCTCGCCGTGATGGGCTTCGTACCCGGTCCGGGCGAGCGGCGTCGCAAGCGGAAGAGGAGCCTGTTCGCCGGCTTGGTCGTGCAGCCACGCCGCGCCAAGATCCACACTTCGTTGCTCGGCCTTGCGGTGGTGTGCAGCATCGCCGCCCTGGTGACCGCCGTCTGCTTGTTCCCTAGGACCGCAACTTCGGCGCAGCAGCCGGCGCCGCCCCCGCCGCCCGTCCTGGCACCGATCGATCTGCCCGCCGCCAGCGCCGCGGGCCCGGGTGCCGGAATCTACGTCGACTACGCTGACGGTTCCGGCGGAATGGGCTGTACCGCAGGGTTTTTGGTGCACACCAGCAGCGGCAGGACGGGGATCCTCACCGCCGGGCACTGCAACCGCCCAGGGGAACGCAGCAAGGTGACGATGAACCTGGACGGCGTTTTGCCCTACACGACGCTGGGCACGTTCAGCGAGACGGTCAGCGAGGGAGTCCACGACGAACAGCACGACATCGGCCTGATCACGCTGGACGGTGACAACGTTCCCCAGTCCTCGGCGATCGCCTCGTCGGTGCCGGTCAGCGGTGTCGCCACCAACCTCCGGATCGGTCAGCAGCTGTGCAAATTCGGCATGAGCTCCGGCGCGGACGCCTGCGGACAGATCGTGCGGATCACCGGCAGCAAGGTCGTGTTCCTGGCGAGCGGCCAGTGCGGCGATTCGGGCGGTCCGGTGTATCTGTACGAAAAGGACGGCACCGTCAGCGCCGTCGGCATCCTCATCCGCGGCGGCGACCCCCACATCCCCAGAGCCGGGTGCGCGGCGCGGGCGAGATTCTCCGTCGCCGAGTTGGTGCGGCCCTGGCTGGACAAGTGGCACCTGACGGTCGTGACCGCGCCGGCTTCCCCGGGCTGA